Sequence from the Molothrus ater isolate BHLD 08-10-18 breed brown headed cowbird chromosome 13, BPBGC_Mater_1.1, whole genome shotgun sequence genome:
AATGACAGCAATATCTCTCGCCCCGAGCAGCAGTAGCGTGCCCGTCAAACAGACGCCTTCAGTTAGCACTAGTGCAGGAGCAGTGGAGGAAGGGAGGACTGGTCCACAGATCAAAAACGGATCTGTTGTTTCACTTCAGTCTCCAGGATCCAAGCCTAGCACTGCTGCAGCTACACCTGCAGTCAAGATCAAAACAGAACCAGAAGCATTGCTGGATGAGAACTCTGCACAGGGCCAAGAGAGTTCTGACGTGTCTAAATCCATAAAGGCAACCCCTGACctgcctcctgcacagctgATTAATTTTGAGGTTGCAGCCTTGAAGGTTTCAACGGATGATGTCATGGAGCTAAAACCAGGTAAGGGCTGTGATCAGGAAGCTGAAGAAGCAGGGACCAAATATAAGACACAGTCTGATGAAATCACACCAGTTTCTTCAGCAGGCAATAATCAAAGCACTCTTAAGCTCACAGTTGCCAGTCAAAACTTGTCCAGCACCAGCATCAATTCACCTCCTACTGGTGAGTCTATGATTAAAGACAAAACATGCACTAAAAGTCCAAGAAAGCGACAACCTTCCACACTTCAGGATTCCCAGTTACCACCTGTAAAGAAACCACTAGTGGAGCAGTTTGCAACTGGTAATGCTGTGGAGGGTCAAAAAGCTAACAACGTTAAGAAGGCTCTGAAGGTTGGATCAATAGCTAACAGTGACAATACAGCAACACTTGCTCAAGTTCCCATCAAGGTACCCGTGACAGTACCTGTACCTCCTACAGCTGCTGCAAACTTAGCAACAGACCTTTCTTTGAGCACCAATTTAAATACCTGTGATCCTGCTTTAGAACAACAGCTTGCATCAGCATCATCTCCAGATATAAAAGTAAAATTGGAAGGAAACTTGTTTATCATAGAAAATGATTCAAAATCTGATGGCAGCTTTAACCCAAATACATGGCACCATATCACCAAAACCTCTGATTTTGCATCTGTGAACTGTGATCAGCAGCAAGATATCAGTGTTATGAGTATTGCTGGGCACTCTGGCTCTAGTGACTTACAGGAGTCGGCGTGGGAGCCGGTGCACTGCGAAGGTATGCAGCAGGATGTGTACAGCCAGCAGTTACAGAGCCAGATCCAGGACTCCTTGGATCAAATACAAGCACAGTCTTCAAATCAGTTACCTCTGCAGTCTGAGCTGAAAGAGTTTGAGCATACAGTCCCTCAGTCAAATGAAAACTTCTTTTCGTTTGATGATGACCTTACGCAGGACAGCATCGTGGAGGAGCTGGTGCTCATGGAGGAGCAAATGTCCATGAATAATTCCCATCCTTACAGTGGTTGTCTAGGAATGGCACTTCAGAGTCAGGCTGCAGCTCAAGGAGCTCCCGTATCATCTCATCCAAGCAGCACGCACTTTTACCATTCGATCCATAACAACAGCACTCCAATTCACACTCCCACGCCCACTCCCACCCCAACTCCCACTCCCACCCCAACTCCAACACCCACCTCCGAAATGATTGCTGGATCTCAGAACATGTCTCGAGAGAGCCCTTGCTCGAGGCTGGCTCAGACGACTCCTGTAGACAGTGCCCTCGGAAGCAGCCGGCACACGCCCATTGGCACGCCCCATTccaactgcagcagcagtgtcccTCCGAGTCCTGTGGAATGCCGAAACCCATTTGCATTTACTCCCATCAGCTCTAGCATGGCTTACCACGATGCCAGCATCATATCAAGTAGCCCTGTGAAGCCAATGCAGCGGCCTATGGCTACCCATCCTGACAAAACCAAGCTGGAGTGGATGAATAACGGCTACAGTGGGGTTGGCAATTCCTCAGTTGCCAATCATGGCATCCTCACAAGCTACCAGGAGCTGGTGGAAGATCGCTTCAGGAAACCTCACGCTTTTGCAGTTCCTGGCCAGTCGTACCAGTCTCAGCCGCGCCACCACGACACTCACTTCGGTCGTGTGACTCCTGTTTCACCTGTGCAGCACCAGGCAGCCCCTGTCAGTAGCACTACCAAGCAGGAGGGctttgctgttcctgctcctttgGACAACAAAGGAACTGGTTCATCTCTCAACAACAGTCTGAGATGCCGGAGTGTGAGCCCTGCTGTCCATCGCCAGCGTAATCTCAGTGGAAGCACTGTTTACCCTGTGTCAAATATACCACGTTCTAATGTGACACCTTTTGGAAGTCCAGTGACTCCTGAAGTTCACAACGTATTTGCTAATATCCATGCAGACACCAGTGCCAATAACATAGCACAGAGAAGCCAGTCAGTCCCGTTGACTGTGATGATGCAGACGGCCTTCCCGTCTcttcagaaacaaacaaacactaaaaaaataacCAGTGTGTTGTTAAACAAACTTGATTCTGATAGTGATGATGCAGTGAGAGGTTTGGGAATGAACAACATGCCCTCAAATTACACAGCCAGGATGAATCTCACTCAGATTTTGGAGACATCCAGCGCTTTTCCTAGTGCCAACCCACAAAGTATGATCAATTCCAGCACTTCAGTTTATGAATTCCAAACACCAAATTACCTCACAAAAAATAGCAGCACCGATCAGATCAGTTTTTCTTCTGGAGATAACCAAGCACAATCAGACATCGGAGAGCAGCAATTAGATTTTAGCAGCACTGTAAAAGACCTTTTAGGGGAGGACAGTCTGCCAACAAACCAGCAGCTGGTGAATCAGGTGGCGTCAGATCTCAATAACGTTGCATCTGTCTTTCCCAGCGACATCAGGTTGTCTTCCGAGCTCTCAGGCAGCATTAACGATCTGAACACTTTAGACACAAATCTACTGTTTGATCCAGGTCGTCAGCAGGGACAAGATGATGATGCTACACtggaggaattaaaaaatgacCCCTTGTTTCAACAAATCTGCAATGAATCCATTAACTCAATGACTGCATCAGGTTTTGAGTGGATGGAGAGTAAGGATCATCCTGCTGTTGAAATGTTGGGTTAATCTTGTTTTATAATATGTATGTAGCACACTGTATCTAAAAGACAGACGTATTGTATTTGTCTTAATGGAAGTGCCTCCCGCAGCAGAAACACTTGCTATGTATtgtggcatttttaaaaaagtttgcTGTACCTGTTGCTCATTCTTCAGTAAGGAAAAGGCAGTCTTACCAATTTTAAACAAATCTCTGAAGGTGATGGGCTATCAAAGAGCCAGtattaaaatttgaattttggaGTGTTTCCCATTCAACATTTCTTGTTCTAGCAAATAAAGAAGTGGTTAATGGCAGCCAGTGATGACAGCTATGGTTGATGCTTTGGGAGGGTTTTAATTCAAGCTTGTTAGTAGGCTTTCCATACTTTGTATTGGTTGTTACTTCTTAGTAGGTGATCTTTACTGACCTTTGTCATCCAGGTTTGAAATGCAGGTAGGTAATGTGGTGGGGAGTGGGTACAAGTGGACCAGGTGACATGCAGATGCCTGATCATTGTGTAGCTGTCTGGAGCACTGCTCAATGGTGAACTTCATGAAATCTCTGTAGCACTGGTGCCATTGGCATCTCCAGTAAAACACAGAGATGGGAAAAGCTAACAGGAATGATCAAGGAAAAAGATGcactaaatttttttatttaagagaaataaatctATGTAGTTATTTTATCCATTAATATTCAAGACATACTTGATATTTTAGTTCTCATGTCAATGTTTTTATATTAGgtaaaattaatgcaaaaagATTTTGAGCACTGAGATTTAATCTAGGCATAACCCCCATATATTAAAGCGATAGGTACTGTGTATCAATGCTAGAGAAGGAACATgctattttccctctttttttcttttttttttaatagagagctgctggagctcattaaaatactgtttctaaaagctcctttttttttaagtttgctCTTTCCTAACCTAGTGGAGGGCATAGGAAggtgttatttttttttgtttcagtaggTTGAGcctttctgtctttcttgctCCCCCTCTTTCTCTCAAACAAaagattattaaaatattagaaagtGTGGttaatctaaaaatatttcatatagAGCCATAATACTGCCAGGCACTTTACAGATAAACAGTAAGACATTTGATCATTCTTTTGGTAAAACTTCTTTTGAAAGTACTTACTGTTTTAGAAGCCTGAATTCAGTTTTCAAAAGTGATTTGACAGGGTTGATgaacctgttttttttttttaaaggaaaaaaatgctgcctCTCTGGAAAATGAGAATTAGACTTCTGTCTCACTGGTTCACTCAAACCAAAAAGACCTTTTATTTTATCAGCATGGCATACATGGATCTCTAATGGTCAAAAGGGAGAGGTATTTACCCAGCTATGCCTTGATGCTAGAAAGAGGACTTGCAGAGGCAGATTTTTACAAAAGAAGTGGTGCACTGAGTATGCTACAATACTGTCCCTTAAGCCTAGTATAAAATGGATTACCTTCCTGTTACCtgacacaaagcagaaaatagagcaggaagaattttcttcttttgcatttctttgatGAGTGGTCATAAATTTACAAAGGGGGAGGTTCAGTAACCCCCCCCTAGATTTCTCTAAGGGGAAGATGCTCAGATTTTTCATGTGATTAGTGTTTTTCTTTAAGTGACTTGGTGGTCTTCTGTTTCTTTAGTTTTTGTAAATGACTTGAGATCCCAGTACTGGTCAACTTTTTTGGCCGTGCTGATTCaatttgtgctgctgcattggCACTGGAGGTGCTGGTATATCATGGCTTCTCTTGCCCTTCCCCCAGTTCATCACCAGTTTATGGCTTCTTCTGGAAGGACGAACAGGTGTGCCAAGTAATAGCACCTTGTGGGGGCCTGATTTCACTGTGCTTGCATCAGAAGTTTTGCCACTTCAGCAGGATCAAACCTGGGAAGTTCTGATCCCTCCTTGAAGCACAAGGATGTTGATTTGCTTTAAGACCTAGTGACTCTTCCAAGGTGATGGGGAGGAGACTAAAAGCTGCATAGTAACCTTCTGCTTGTTGTCCTGCCAGGTGTCTGTCAGTAAGACTTGAACCATTTTTCTCCTAGACTGAAgttgctgcaggcagggcttgAATCCTGTACTTGCCCATGGCCTTTTGAGAGGATGTGTTGAACAGCCTCTCACCCTGGTAGGAGGATGGGTCTGAGAGACACTCAGcacctttttgtttctgttcctgACCCTGTGTGAAGTGCCAGCACTACTGTGAATAGGTGAAATCTGCTTCGATGAAGGGGGAGggtccttccagctcagctcttGTGTGATGCTGTGACTCAGTGGCAGCTGCGGGAGGAGCTGCCcgggtgctgcagcagccctcGTCCCACGGTGGGCTGGCCTCACCTCGGGTCTCAGACACTGACAGAGGAGCGCCTGGGGCAAGGAAGGTTTAGCCTAACTGCTagtttttttaagatttctcACAAAAGCAAAAGTAGATTTAAAGTTGATGCATTCTAAATTATGCAGCCATCACCAAAGGTTTTTAAAAGTGcgtttaaaattctcttttaaatGCAGCATTACATTGGGCCTAACATGTGACTTAATTAGCAGAAATATTCTATAATCAGTGGGTTTAAAGCAAAtatatgtttaattttaaaagtattaaatttgataagaattgtttcaagtaaaatccaaggcacaggcacagctttgTACATTGGTATGTATCATTCTAGAGATGTTTGTGTGTTGGTGTTATAATTAATGTTAGGTCCCTGTACTTAGTGCTAGTTAGTTCTTTATGATACATTGAGACAGAGCACTACTGCACACCAAAGTATGCAATACCCAAAGGAAAATTCTGTGATCCTAACAAATGGAAGCCTGTCTTTGTCAGATACTCCAAAACTTTGAATTTGAGACAGTTCTGACCCCTTGTTTACATTATTGGCTTCCTACTAacataagaaataaattattttgatagcAGTTTTTGCTAAAGTATACAAACTAGTGAATTTGTACCCTGTGTACAGTATTGCAGCAAACACTTTAAATTTGATTGCTTGGTTAGTCCAGCAAACTTTCTGGGTTCATATATTGCACTAAAATTCTGTTGAACCTGTGGCAGGCACATTCCTTAGGATAAATGCAACAAATACGGcccacagatttaaaaaaaaaaggcaaaatgaaaaaaaaaaaactttttaatgtgtttcattattaaaaggcaaaatgtCATTAAAAGTGACAGGTGAAATTGTCTTATGTAGCAATGTGCATTGATCTCAATgagatatttctatttttgatTCTCTTACATGAGAATATTGCAGCAGGAAAAATTAAGTTTAGTTTGCTTCACCATGTTAATACATGATCACAAAACGTGCATGAGTGTTAATGACTTAATCTTGTACAGTACTAGATATATTCCTGTaaccacttttattttttctattcttttgcTGTATTGAAGCTGGTTCAGTGTTAACCAGGTGAGCATAGTTATTCACAagttatttacttttttatgtTAACTAATTCAGCTTAGTTATTGTTGAATATGTTCCTTTcttggattattttttattgttctggtgttgaaaaacattttgcatcATTTTATCATGATAAGAATTCATGAAGTAAATAATTTGCAAATAATTGCAATAAGCACTGACTTCCGaactgaaaagaaggaaagcGTTTCTTGTGCAGTGCATCTGAGGATCATATAATAGTCTTGTACTATACTGTGCTTTATTTACTGCAccataaggaaagaaaaatccctgtTCCACATTTTCATTTAGTGCAGGAAATCCAGTTTCTCCCCTCTTCCCCAGTGTTTTGTTGTCTGTTGTACTGCTGAAACTACAGTAGTTGAATATTGCAGTAgcatttcagttattttttttattgaaagtgctcaaaaattgttttttaaatgttttcaaaaacaataaaaacattttgtattaaaattatttctggagttttttctttatatggAAAATGTGCTTTAGGTCTGGCCTAAAATACAGAACTTTGTAGTTTGTGCAATGACAGAGGACAGGTGCCCAGTTGAACCTTGCTGCAATTGCTGAGCCCATTAAAGCTGAGTGTGAAGGTGAATCTTCCTCACTGGGGTGCCTTTGTCAGACTTAGTCCAAGTGTTGGTTTCTTGCCTGGGTGTCAGCTCTTGCAGTTGTGACATACAACATCCCATTGCTGGTGTTGCCATCCACTGTATTGGTGCTTGCCTGGTTCTGCTTTCCATATTTATGAGGCACTCTTACAAGATAGTGTTAGGGTGGCTTTGGTCTATGGAGTCCTGTATTTGGATTGTAAAATGGCATGTAAATCCATCAGTGTGCCTAGCACAGTCTATGTGAACAGGATGGAAAGGCATTGCCACAGAGCAGGAACTGGCTACAGAAAAATGAGAGAGGATGAATATTCAGGTTTTCATGCCAAAGAGATGGCACTTGTTCAGACTTAGACTACATCCCAGACTACTGAGGTGCTGAGATGAGCTGGCAGGTCACAAGATTTGATGTTTGCACAAATCCCTTAGGCTcatcagcaaagaaaaagaattatcaCAGAGACAtaagacaaaataaatgaaagagaatCAGAAAGATACAAATTTTAACATATCATGGGAGGAAATACTATTAATATATCTCACTGCATTCTAAACATGCTTTACAAAGAGTTCTCAATGAACAATTGACAGACACCCTTTATGTTCCACAGtcataaaaaatgcaaattaaaaactCCCAAGGTATGAGATGGAATATAATGTAGAAGATAATTGAAGGATACTTGAGAAATTGCTGATTCACCTGAAGTAATAATGGGTTTTAATTGTAACCTTTCAGCTGTAAATTTGAAAGAATTTGTCTTAATGGTTGGTAAAAAGGATcgaaaaatccttttaaaacaaacaaatctctGAATGGAAATGTCCTAACAGGAAAGATTTAAGAAGGTAGAAATCTTGGAACTGATGTCATGAGCTTTgtagatttaaaattattagatGCTTATGTGCTTAATAAAGACATCCAGAGGAAGTCCAAACAATTGCTTTGAAATATTCTCACATCTCCAGAAATACCAGTCTGTATGTGTGAAGGCAGCTGGTATTCCAGTAAACAGAATTCCACCTCTGGGGTTAGGGATTGCTGTGTCAAATGAGGCAGTGGTTCATGTAGTCCATACAGTGTCTCTGGCAACTGATACCTCTTCTCTAGAGCAGACCTGCATTATTACGTGGTCACAGAATAAATGGCTCTTTGGAAACTGTTCTAGACTCAAGACACAGAAGCTCCATCTGAAGTTAGAGTTAACCAATGCTTGGATcttgctgctctcctccctctcttAAGAATGGTACAAGTTAAGCTTGGATAAGGAgacaaaactgaagaaaaatatatagtGAGGCTTACAAACTGGAGCAACACTGGGAAGTTATTCCAAACTtaaggaaggagcagggaccTGACTGTAAGCTTAAGATGTTTCTGAGTTGGGATCCACAAAATAGTTAACAATTAACCTGAATGTGCCCAGGCCTGGGCTATGCTGTCCTTGTGCTTTGTGCCCTGTGTTTGTCTCTGGCTGCAGGAAACCTTGGCCAGGTAGCCAtaacagaggagctgcaggcagctcccactCAGTGCTGGCAGTGATGCCACTTGTGTGTCCTTGCCTTTTATCTGAAAGTGCAGCTGGAAGTTCTCATGTGAACATCCTTTCTGTTGACCTTTGAAGTAGTGAGCAGAGGTTGTTTTCTGGTAGGAAAATCCTGTAAAAACTCAAATAAGGTGGCCTTCCATGGGCAAGATGTGTGTGTGGATTGGAGGcccattctgtgctgcacagTTGGGGGATCTGAAGGGATGTGAGACTGTACTGTCCTCTCTTTGTAGTGCTCACTCCAGCAAATGGCATTTTAAGCATTACTTCACAGGATCAGAGTGCCTTTGTTACTGCTTTTTTAACAAACCAACACCTTCTAGTGCATAGTTAACATTACCTGATGAAATTGCaaatctttctgtttcttttgtttttcttacccaacttgttaaaaaaagagaaaggggtAACATAGAAACTCAGAACTCAGATTAATTAAGTCAGAAGTGAACTGAGgacatggaaaaaattatttagaaagcATTTAGTGCTAAAAAGACAGCTGTTGCAGATTACAGTGTTTAAATACCCCAAATAAAAGACTGTCTTGATATAATGCAGAATACATAACTGAATTATTTTAGTTCATGATAGGTCATAACATTTCTGCCATGTGCTTTGGATATGTAGGAAATATCCTACTGGTGATGTAAGTACTTGAAATGTGTTGGAACATTTGCATATCTATTCTCCAATGGCTTTGTCGTGCCTCTTCCTGAGTCTGTTCTTCCTGGGCCTGCCTACCCTTTTTCTATATCTGGTAATACCTCAGCTCTGAAATCATTTAAACGCTCCATTTTTGTCCCTGTGGCTCATCTTTTCTCTGCTGTCAACTTCCTTTTaaataaactgcttttataTGGATTATGATAAGTTATGTATCATTGGAACTTTGCCTATCCACACTATCTAATTAGATGATGCCTATTAGAATAAAATTTCAGTGGATCTCAGGCTGCTGGTTCAAGTAATTTTAGCAGTATCTACTGATCCAAAGCATAGGCTGCTGTTTGTGCAGGAGGGCTTTGAGTCAAATGTTAAAATTGTACTTGGAAAATTGGCCCAAGGACTGAAATGAGCCTCAGCAGCTTGTGAGCTTCATTTTAACCTACCTATGTATACAAGGGGCCACTTTTTGATGGAACTGTTTTTAAAGTTGTGTATATATTATCCCAAATAAGCTAAATATGCTTTTAAAGCCTTCATATATGGTGAAGGTAGGAAGAAGAAGATACATAGGAAgctggaaatacatttttatttcttcagggGTTGATAGACTTATGTTCACTTATTAACTTGTTGGTAGTGGCTTTTTGTGATGACTAAACAGAACAGGGCATTACCTgactgctgctggagctgagtcCATCTGTAGCCTCAGGTTTTTGAAGCACTGTGTGGAGGAGGTAGCTAGTGGGGATCAAGAGAGGTTGTCCCTGCAGCCTTCCTCAGGTAGCCAACCTACCCATGGCTTCAAATCAGTACTTCTCAACACACTTACTCAGAGAGCTATTGGGCTctctttttgcaaatattcttcttttgtttctagTATGGAGgggaaacacagcactgtaacTTATCCTACATTATAAATTAACTGATAAGGACTTGGTCATCTCCTTTCCCTATCAAGAATACCTTGAGTGTTCTATTTGCCTGCTCTGTATCAGTACTTCAAAAGGACACTTGTTCCAAGGGCTATGATAATCATTTCCCAGAGGGATCATGCCCAAATCCTCCTTGCTCTGAGACAAGAAGAGGCATTTTGAAATGTGTTGTTTAAAAAGCTGTGTATAAGCAATGAATAattctgactgaaaaaaaaatctccttgaTTCTATTTcaaattgctttgaaaaattaaaactgtctTTCCTGCTACATATGTATAGATGATTCTCTACATATGTAGAGAATGATGATGAAGTGCCTGTGTCTAAGAGGCCCTGCTCAAAGGGTCTTGGTTCTTGCACCAAAAGCATAACTAAAATCTGCTATGACAAGGATTAATTGTGGACAGCAAAACTAACACAGGGGCCTAAAATGGCTGtctctgaaaaagcaaaatagcaGATCTCAGTGCTTACTAATAAGGAATTGCTGGAGACCTGTTATGAATTATCTGAGATGAACTTTTTATCAAAAACAGTAGCTGTATAATAATAGGAGGATATTTgcatttccctttgcttttgGCAGAGGTAAAACTCTAATCATTAATAAATATCATTTTACAGCATGCACAGCTTTACATTCTTGTCAGTCAAGCCTGGTTTTTAGGAGTACCTTCTTGTAGGATTACTTTCTATGCCAGCCAGACC
This genomic interval carries:
- the RFX7 gene encoding DNA-binding protein RFX7, which codes for MAEEQQPEGGQPPRRLAGTPAPGGALPALVPGLQGGEASALQHKIRSSICKTVQSKVDCILQEVEKFTDLEKLYLYLQLPSGPNNGDKSDQLSMSSSRAQQMHAFSWIRNTLEEHPETSLPKQEVYDEYKSYCDNLGYHPLSAADFGKIMKNVFPNMKARRLGTRGKSKYCYSGLRKKAFVHMPTLPNLDFHKTGDGLDGAEPSGQLQSADEEVVSAACRLVCEWAQKVLSQPFDTVLELARFLVKSHYIGTKSMAALTVMAGAPAGIKGIPQPSAFIPTAESNSFQPQVKTLPSPVDAKQQLQRKIQKKQQEQKLQSPLPGESPVKKTEGAATNGVTSISNGSPAILSPPPIGIVVAAVPSPIPVPRTRQLVTSPSPMGSSDSKVLPLNVQVVTQHMQSVKQPPKTPQNVPASPVGDRSARHRYPQILPKPANTSALTIRSPTTVLFTSSPIKTVVPAPHVNSLNVVKMTAISLAPSSSSVPVKQTPSVSTSAGAVEEGRTGPQIKNGSVVSLQSPGSKPSTAAATPAVKIKTEPEALLDENSAQGQESSDVSKSIKATPDLPPAQLINFEVAALKVSTDDVMELKPGKGCDQEAEEAGTKYKTQSDEITPVSSAGNNQSTLKLTVASQNLSSTSINSPPTGESMIKDKTCTKSPRKRQPSTLQDSQLPPVKKPLVEQFATGNAVEGQKANNVKKALKVGSIANSDNTATLAQVPIKVPVTVPVPPTAAANLATDLSLSTNLNTCDPALEQQLASASSPDIKVKLEGNLFIIENDSKSDGSFNPNTWHHITKTSDFASVNCDQQQDISVMSIAGHSGSSDLQESAWEPVHCEGMQQDVYSQQLQSQIQDSLDQIQAQSSNQLPLQSELKEFEHTVPQSNENFFSFDDDLTQDSIVEELVLMEEQMSMNNSHPYSGCLGMALQSQAAAQGAPVSSHPSSTHFYHSIHNNSTPIHTPTPTPTPTPTPTPTPTPTSEMIAGSQNMSRESPCSRLAQTTPVDSALGSSRHTPIGTPHSNCSSSVPPSPVECRNPFAFTPISSSMAYHDASIISSSPVKPMQRPMATHPDKTKLEWMNNGYSGVGNSSVANHGILTSYQELVEDRFRKPHAFAVPGQSYQSQPRHHDTHFGRVTPVSPVQHQAAPVSSTTKQEGFAVPAPLDNKGTGSSLNNSLRCRSVSPAVHRQRNLSGSTVYPVSNIPRSNVTPFGSPVTPEVHNVFANIHADTSANNIAQRSQSVPLTVMMQTAFPSLQKQTNTKKITSVLLNKLDSDSDDAVRGLGMNNMPSNYTARMNLTQILETSSAFPSANPQSMINSSTSVYEFQTPNYLTKNSSTDQISFSSGDNQAQSDIGEQQLDFSSTVKDLLGEDSLPTNQQLVNQVASDLNNVASVFPSDIRLSSELSGSINDLNTLDTNLLFDPGRQQGQDDDATLEELKNDPLFQQICNESINSMTASGFEWMESKDHPAVEMLG